The proteins below come from a single Xenopus tropicalis strain Nigerian chromosome 9, UCB_Xtro_10.0, whole genome shotgun sequence genomic window:
- the LOC100496815 gene encoding gastrula zinc finger protein XlCGF53.1 gives MGMWEEASDPVMGKKDKNEERKERILNLTLEIIYLLTGEGYVIPKKKSPTVGLGALHAPGSVIQKENDKKILELISNIIQLLTGEVAIRCEDVSIYFSLEEWEYIKGNKALYREGIKEEEEEPQQLRPLDGEYEDKREIPADLGGTLCYNNEPSKIGAEGADFCADGNISNPEISPVEQPPPANWIKEEPASWEGGNQSDCSINPLTEQIQGTDTPTPIMGCSLNNSWAEDYIFQNIKEEAASSEEENLSDIRIITVSESILETDTSASMTEWSLNTSLSPSCEGGNQLDCSGTHAEQEPLSCVESDAGHKPFSCSECGKCFSCRSDLDDHQRIHSGEEKPFACPECGKRFPYRRYLSYHLNVHVGKKPYPCSECGKCFETSSKLTVHRRTHTGEKPFSCSECGKCFAKSSVLRVHQRRTHKVEKPFSCSECGKCFSYSSDLNYHHRTHTGEKPFSCSECGKCFLYSSDLKHHHRTHTGEKPFSCSECGKCFTRNSSLKIHFQSHTGVKP, from the exons atgggaatgtgggaggaagcgagtgacccagtgatggggaagaaggataaaaatgaggagcggaaggagagaatcctgaatctcacactggagattatctatctgctgactggagag ggctacgtcatccctaagaagaagagcccaactgtgggtttgggggccctgcatgcccctggctccgtcatacagaaggaaaatgacaagaagatcctggaactcatctccaacatcatccagctgctgactggagag gttgccataaggtgtgaggatgtttccatctatttttccttggaggagtgggagtatataaaaggaaacaaggccctttacagggaagggataaaggaggaggaggaggagccccagcagctccgcccactgg acggtgaatatgaagataagagagagattccagctgatctgggaggaacattatgttataataatgagccaagcaagattggggctgaaggAGCAGATTTTTGTGCCGACGGAAATATCTCAAACCCTGAAATTTCTCCAgtggaacagcccccaccggccaattGGATTAAAGAGGAACcagcttcatgggaagggggaaaccaatcagattgcagcattaatccccttacagaacagatacagggaacagacacacctactcctatcatggggtgcagcctgaataacagctggGCAGAGGATTATATATTTCAGAATAtaaaagaggaggcggcttcatctGAAGAAGAAAACCTTTCTGATATCAGAATTATTACTGTTTCAGAATCAATACTGGAAACCGACACATCTGCTTCTATGACGGAATGGAGCCTAAATACCAGCTTGTCACCATCGtgtgaagggggaaaccaattAGATTGCAGCGGAACTCATGCTGAGCAAGAACCTTTGTCTTGTGTTGAATCCGATGCAGGACACAAGCcgttttcttgttctgaatgcggGAAATGTTTTTCGTGTCGATCAGACCTTGACGATCATCAGAGAATTCACTCAGGAGAGGAGAAACCATTTGCTTGTCCTGAGTGTGGGAAACGTTTTCCTTATCGCAGATATCTCAGTTATCATCTCAACGTTCATGTGGGTAAGAAACCTTAtccttgttctgaatgtgggaaatgttttgaaACGTCATCGAAACTCACTGTCCATCGGAGaactcacacgggggagaaacccttttcttgttctgagtgtgggaaatgttttgccaaaTCATCAGTGCTTAGAGTTCATCAACGAAGAACCCACAAAGTGgaaaaaccattttcttgttccgaatgtgggaaatgtttctcctATTCCTCAGACCTCAATTATcatcacagaacccacacaggagagaaaccgtTTTCTTGTtccgaatgtgggaaatgttttttatattcaTCAGATCTTAAACATcatcacagaacccacacaggggagaaaccgttctcttgttctgagtgtgggaaatgttttacacgtaacagcagtttaaaaatacatttccagAGTCACACAGGAGTAAAACCATAA